The Solanum dulcamara chromosome 6, daSolDulc1.2, whole genome shotgun sequence genome contains the following window.
tacAATTTATAACAGAATGAAAGCAAGTGATGGAGGAGCAATTATGCAGTCACACTGTTGGAACTTAACCAGCAACTGTGATGGAAGTCGTAAACTGATACCAACcacagcttccctttcttgatTAGTTCCGGCAATTCTTCTTGTCATTGTTGGAAATGGCAAGCTGTAATCCAAGTCGGTTTCAGCAGCGACTAATCCCTGCAACACCTTAACTACCAACGACATGGAAGGCCTCTTAGTATAATCACTTTGTAAACACTATGCTGCAATCTTCATCATTTCCACAGCCTCTTTTCTATGTAGCTGCATGTCCTCATTGTTCTTGTCCACCATTTCCACGACTTGTGTCTCCACTGCCTTTCTCATGAACAAACTAAGCAAATGCATATCATCCTCATCTTGAAGACGATCCAAATTCTTTCGGCtgaagatgatttccaagatCACAACCCCTAAGCTATAAACATCTACTTTCTCAGTAATGACCTCATGTAACCATTCAGCTGCTAAATTGCCTGGTGTTCGTCTCATTGTTGTAACTATCTTACTTTCATCTTTCCCCACAAGCTTTGATAACCCAAAATCTGATACTTTGGCACTGAGATTATGATCAAGAAGAATGTTCTCAAGTTTAATATCCAAATGAATAATTTTGTTGTTACAATCTTCATGTAGGTAAGATGTTGAATACATGATAAGGTTTTCATATATATTAGATATGTtcgatttaaattatgattttttgtgtgtattttcAACAGCTTATTACGTAGATAAGTTGGCCACTTAAAATATGTCATCTCCTTTCATTATACAGATTAGTCTTAAATAAGCCGTAAAACTTCAAGtatgttccaaaaaggaacaagGGCAGTCTTGCTTGGCGCGAAGGCTGCTGGTTCAAGAGTAGAGTACAGTACTAAAGGTCTTCTCTGACTTCAAAGCGATTAAGGATGATGTGTATAATTTAAGGAAATGACATATAGTGCGTAGTAAACTTATGTATGTAATTAACATTTGAGATCATactaaaagataatttttaaaatttgaattgaaatattAGATATTTAATCAGATATTCAGATATTCAAGTATTGGAGTATCTAAAcaaaattttcttataaattatttaaagggCTATTAAAGCCAAATATCAAGGACAAAATTGCCTGCAAAAACTCTTTTGTCCAAATCCAAAACTCATCATAATCCTTTTTTTGGGGGGCACCAAACTCATCATAATACTTCTTTTTTTGGCGACAAACTCATCATAATCCCTTTTTTTGGCAACAAATTAATCGTAATCCTTTTATTTGTCAACAAAGTCATCATAATCCTTGAAAGAAATTAAATGTGTCAGCATCATTATCCATCGTTGATTTGTTCTTTCATCCAACGGCGTATATGAGTTCAATCCTCGTGATTGTCTTATCATTGGCTGGGTTATAACTCCTGTGGACTGTAAAATATCAAAGTCGGATTGCCTTAGGAACTCACATACACAACAATTCACTTCTCTCTCGTTTCCATCGATCAAAAAGCAAAACATCTTCTTTTTTTGCAATAGAGGAAAAATAACAAATGGCTGGTAAAGGAAAAGCCGTTGGTTCCGTTGCTGAAAAATATTCTCGTTCCCGTAGCAGCAAAGCCGGTGTCCAATTCCCAGTTGGTCGTATCACCAGGTTCCTCAAAGCCGAAAAGTATGCCAAACGTGTCGGTGCCAGATCTCCGGTCTTCCTTGCTATTGTGCTTGAGTACCTTGCAACTGAGGTGAATTtcgctaattttttttttttgatatctcAAGTTTCTAAATTTTACATATCTGTGATTGTTTGTAGGTGCTTGAATTAGCTGTATATGCAGCAAGGGATAACAAGAAGACGAGGATCATTCCAAGGCACATTCAGTTGGCTGTAAGGAATGATGATGAACTCAGCAAATTACTTGGAGATGTTATAAATTCTGGCTCAGCCAACTGAATGTGCCTTGGAATGATCCTTGTCTTGTTGTTATCCCTCGCCACATTCCTATCCAATTCAAgcacctacaaacaatcaacagatatataaaattcaaaaacttgagatatcaaaaataaaaaatagtagaGAAATGCAACTCAGCTTCAAGGAACTCAAGCACAGCAGCAAGGAAGACCGTAGCTCCGGCACTGACAAGTTTGGCATACTTTCCATCTTTGAGGAATCTGGCGATACGACCAACTGGGAAATGGAGACCGACTTTGCTGTTGTGGGAACGAGACTATTTTGCAACATCGGAACCAAGGGTTTTTCCTTTACCAGTCATTTGTTATTTTTCCTCTATTGCAGAAAAAAGAAGTTTTGCTTTTTGATCGCCGGAAACGAGAGAAAAGTGAATTGTTGTGTGTATGTGAGTTCCTAAGGCAATCCGACTTTGATATTTATAGACCACAGGAGTTATAACCCAGCCAATGAGAAGACAATCACGAGGATTGAACTTATACGCTGTTGGataaaagagaaaatcaacGGTGGATAATGATGCTGACACATTTAACCACTTTCAAGAATTATGATGACTTTGTTTCCAAAAAAAGGATTATGATTAATTATTGCCCCAAAAAAAGGATTATGATGAGTTTGTCGCCAAAAAAAGTGATTATGATGAGTTTGTTGCCCAAAAAAAGGAAGGATTATGATGAGTTTCTTCTTGGCAACAAATTAATCaaaatcctttttctttttggcaAAAAAGTCATCATAATCCTTGAAAGAAGTTAAATGTGTCAGCATCATTATCTGTTGTTGATCTGTTCGTTCATCCAATGGCGTATGAGTTCAATCCTCGTGATTGTCTTCTCATTGGATGGGCTATAATTCTTATGGACTATAAAATATCAAAGTCGGATTGCCTTAGGAACTCACATACACAACAATTCACTTCTCTCTCATTTCCATCAATTAAAAAGCAAAACATCTTCTTTTATTTGCAATAGAGGAAAAGTAACAAATGGCTAGTAAAGGGAAAACCCTTGGTTCCGTTATTGAAAAAAAGTTTCgtgttaaaattgacaagatttTAGATAAATTAATGTAGCAACTTGGTAGGTTAAAGTTAGAcgaaagtttggtaaacttgGTAGGTGAAAGTTAGGTGAAAGCTTGATAAACTTTGGCATCTCGACACAatatgatgtcatggatgacatcAAGAGCAAGAATTTATTCATATAAATAGGTAACTCTTGATTCATTTGTAACATACCTCTCATCACATTTCTCACTCgtcttctcatattctaaggcatttgtaaaatacattagaagagtAGAGAATTGATAGAGAAATTCTCTTAGATGTATTTGGATCTCTCCCCTTTTTTGTTAATATTAAGGTAGTTGTTCTCTGGTGGACGTAGGATCATTCTGATCCAAACCacgttaaatatttttgttcttcctaattctttatattttctcaTTTCCGCTAACAATTGTTATCAGAGCCAAGGTTCTGTTTgagtatgctctgtggttgcagCACAGTCTGAACTTCCACATCAGAAAAGAATTCAATGATGTATAGCAAGGCGCCTATCACTCTCTAGAAAGTGCGGCAAGAACTTAACTCTTGTGATGTGCTGAGGCATTTTGAAGGAGACAAAGTTGATGAAGCTAGTGGGCTCTTTGTGAGAGACCGTAGTAGCCAACAGGGAAGGAGAAAATCAAAGCACAAATCAAAGTCTTGTGTGAACAAGAAGAATGTAGAATGTTGGGGCTGTCGTAAGAAAGGACACTTTGAACGAGATTGTCCTATGTCAAAGTCCAAAGAAAAGGTGAGTGCATCCATTGTTGAGCAGGTACATAATTCTGATGATGAATATGTACTCTAATAACATCATGCAGTAGTGGAGTCTATGACAACAAGTGGGTGTTAGACTCTAGTTGTACTATGCATATGATATTTCGAAGAGATTAGTTCAGTAGCTATGAGACAAGTGGAGGAACTATTGTAATGGACAATACTGCAACTTGTAAAATAGTTAGCATTGGTTTAATTCGGGTTCTCTTCCATGATGGAATCGTGAGGACTATTAAAGAAGCCCGTCATGTTCCTGATCTGAAGAAGAATTTGATCTCCCTGGGTACTCTAGATAAACAAGGCTACAAGTACATGAGCGAGGGAGGTACAATAAAGGTGGCTAAAGGTTCTTTAGTCATGCTCAAGGCCAAGCTGGAGGATGGCCTCTACACACTAGTAGGAAGCACCATTGTTGGATCTGTTAATGCATCTACAATGCAACAGTTATCTGGCGATGACAAGGAAAGATTATTGTACATGATACTGGGCCATATGAGCGCATGATGACCGAAGATGTTGAGGAAGCATAACCTTTTGAACAATGAGAAGATCAGCACACTtgaattttatgagcattgcGTCTTATGGAAGTAGAAGAAGGTCAGTTTTAGCACTAGGAAGCCCAAGACGGGAGGAGTGTTAGACTTATCCATTCAGATTTATGTGGTCCCTCTTAGCTTCCATCAAAGAGAGAAAAGAGGTGTCTTCTCAcattcattgatgatttttcacgAAAAGTTTGGGTGCGTTTCTTGAAGGCAAAATGTGATGCTTTTGAAGTATTTAAAGAATGGAAGATTTTGGTGGAGAATGACAAAATCAAGTATCTTCGCACAGATAATGGCTTGGAGTTTTGCAGTGAAGAGTTCACTAATTTCTGCAAGGCTCATGGGATCGCAAGATATAAGACGGTCAGACACACACAACAACAGAATGGAGTTGCCGAGAGAATGAACAGAACTCTTGTTTAGAAGGCTCGTTATATGCTCTTACAAGCCAAAATGTCCAAAGTGTGTTGGGCTGAAGCAGTTCACACTACTTCTCATATTGTCAGTCGATCTCCAGCATCAGCGATTAACGTTAAGACTACGAATGAGGTATGGTCAGGTAAACTCTCTAACTACTCATACCTACAAATATTTGGGCGTCCAGCTTATTATCATATTAATGAAGAAAAGCTTGAACCAAAGGCTAAAAAGGCCATATTCGTAGGATATGTAGATGGAGTAAAAGGGTACAAACTTTGGTGTTTGTCTTTACTCAAATTTGTAGTTAGTTGAGATGTTACCTTTGATGGATCCTCTGTACTTGATCCTCGTAAAGTTTTTGTGAAGTCGGGGGGAGATATCGGTGGAGCATATCAAGAAAAAGGATAAAGAGACTCAAGTTGATGAGTCAAAAGATCCAGATCTTGAAGAACTTGTTGTCAATGAACCATACACAATTGCGAAGGGAAGGGACAAAAGGCAGGTAGGAAACTGAAACGACTTATAAAGCAAGCAAATTTGATTGCACATGCTTTCGTAGCTGCAAAAGAAGAGATTAAAGACCTCGAGCCCTCCTAGTATGTTGAAGCAACTTATTGCAAAGAAGCTACACAATGACAGTTAGCCATGATGGAAGAGATGGAGTCTCTTCATAAAAATGAGACATGAGTCTTAGTTGAAAGGTCAAAAGAAAAGAGGATAGTTGGATGCAAATGgatctaaagaaagaaagaggTATTCCAAAAGTGGAAGATGCTAGGTTCAAGGCTAGATTGGTTGTAAAGGGTTTCAGTCAGAAGGAGGGAATTGACTATAATGAGATCTTCTCTCTAGTCATGAAACATAGCTCAATTCGCGTGCTACTAGCATTGATTGCACAATTTGATTTGGAGCTTCAACAACTTGATGTCAAAACTGCTTTCTTACATGGTGATCTAGAAGAGACAATCTATATGGATCAAACTGAAGGTTTCCTAGCTGAGGGAAAAGAAGAACATATATGCCAATTGAAGAAGTCTTTGTATGGTTTGAAGCAATCCCTTAGACAGTGGTACAAAAGGTTTGATGCATTTATGACTACACATGGATTCTTGAGGAGTGCATATGATTGTTGTATGTATTACAAGAAAATGTCTAGTAACTCTATGATTTATTtactgttgtatgttgatgatatgcttATTGCTGCTAACAACATAacaaagataaatattttgaagaaactgTTGAGCAAGGAGTTTGACATGAAGGATTTGGGAGCTACAAAGAAAATTCTTGGAATGGAGATTTCAAGAGAAGATGGTGCTGTACATCTTTCTCAGAAGAGGTACATCGAAAAGGTTCTTGAGAGGTTCAATATACAAATGAGCAAGCCTATAAGTACACCATTAGATTCTCATTTTAAGCTTTCAGAGTTAAATTGCCtcagtgtcacgacccaagcctagggcctagacgtgacatggcgaatgaggaacccgaaagtacctcaaacaagcctcttagcattcttttagcctttcataggtaatgatgataaatagacaagcggaaatcataataataaatcttcaacttacatatgtccaacaatacctctaactattagatttaatggggctaagacaagttcctagctcaccctcaatcataatagaagaaatgccataataaaatatcttaacatatcataagctagaaagacaaaggagtattgttcccggaacatgggaactcaccaaaagtagtcttcaatggaatatcaactagccacgtggaggagaacgaggaggagcagcgatccctacatggtgatatcatgtaggcaaaagagtatgcgttagtactttgaatgtactaagtatgtaaggatgcatgaacattgagaaaatattataacatttatgtaatatggaacataatgtaatacatgcataataaatcatatggatatcctttaaaacattgatttttgtgggaagctaaccataaccgacatttaagaccatgcgagctattacatggaatccaacataaccccctacgttggccggggagactacttgccaggtagaactctgtcaatttcattcatttctttaactttaactttaagggctatttatggatccattagcctaagcctacaagggctcctatgttggcacatagttaatgagacaaggggttgctactaggattcccttaccgaatcccacctcaatgcctcattcggtgctaagtcaatcccacagaatagtttaatacttcaaaatattcatagtatataacttgagaattcaaacatcatattcggtagaatagctcattaaaacatttgataattcaaatatgcaagaattgtccttattgcataaagaattcatcattcatattatttcatcattctttcatttcataagactcccttttttatcatagatatttctttcataaacatttatttggagtcaaagctttcaagtcaaactttattaaaaatatagtaaaactaggtgggttcaaatcacttcaacttgcaaatatgtatgtaattaaatatacataaatactttaaaaatcattaattaaaaatcatgctttaaacaacccaccatgaatttcaagaacctttaaatagataaatagaggaattacttgcaaactataaattcatatatataaaattacgttgtatcaaaatagagcaataatcattagtttaaccatgattcatactattaagtaaaaataagaattaacataagaaaatattacttaaaatcaagatatttaattgaaagagtttttggactacatggatggaagaattcatggataaacaccacataacttagagtaaagcttaaagaaaataaatataatttatcatataatcaaaataatttagacatgagagtggaaggaatactctcattgaaatcttacatacctggaaaccgaagctttagttggtaccggaagacttaatgaacactcttgagtcctagcttctctccttgccggaatgttttgtgtactacccggaatatatgaatcaccggaatagtatttcttcactactaagaactaaaactatatttgagaatgtgtatagagagaagatttgcttgagaaagcttgatgaataaaataaggaaataaggtgggtatttataggtggaaaagatgacctaacaataaataaaataattataaataaaaatctgaaaatttagtggaatatattgatgtcatggatgatgttaaatggaggacaatttatgtcatgagtgatgtcaaatgtatctagatctttctatggtaggtgaaatgagttatctttgacagaatactctttttgggagctgcgtttgaataagataaattccttattaggatttggtgtcttcataagaattgtagatatggaagtctagtttcatatcgttcaagaatcaaccaatttggataaacctacagtgagatatgatttttcttctataaacactcatttccgtaacagcatcctaccttacaaagattaatttatttgacctacttaacctccgaatcttaaaatatggtctcataaaagttgtaggtaatgatcttgtggttactcagaaatttgaatcactcaatttggatatttctatgaaaagttatgaccaaaatacagagactgtatcatgtttaggcaaaaattgaaacatcgtatacaacgtttttaggggatattacattatctcccccttgggaacattcgtcctcgaatgacaaaagacttagcttgagtagagtagagtattaacaaacaacctatcattaatgcaacagtgtaatttaaaatatcatttaaaaaaaatatttcataattttgcaagcatatgacaagaaaagttgagatgtaaagatttcaagtaattgagcaaggacaacttaataccttaggtttgggtagaggggaaaagatgagggtatctcttaatcatatccgcttccgcttcccatgttgcactttctatttgttgattcctccaaaggactttaacagatgcaatttctttgttcctcaatctcttaacttgccggtccaaaatttccacaggaacttcttcataggtcaagttttcttcaatattcactactgccataggtacaatggaactagaatcacccacatgttttttcaacatagacacgtgaaacaccggatgaaccatggccatttccaatggtaattccaactcatatgcaaccttaccaacacgtctcacaattctataaggccctacatatctagggctcaatttccctttcttaccaaatcgaaccacacctttcatgggtgaaaccttcagatacacccaatcatccacattaaactcaagatcccttcttctagtgtcagaataggacttttgacgactttgagccgtcttcaacctctctctaatgatcttcaccttctctaaagcatcaagtaccaaatcggggcccaacaaggtcatctcacctacttcgtaccaacctaccggtgatctacatcatctcccatacaaagcctcaaacggtgccatctcaatacttgagtggtaactattattataggcaaactcgatgagaggtagatgatcatcccaattccctttaaactccaatacacaagcccttaacatatcctctagtgtttgaatcgtcctttcggcttgcccatccgtttgaggatggaatgctgtgctcaactttaccttagtaccgaggcctttttgaaatgatctccagaagtgagaagtgaattgggtaccacgatccgaaataatggataatggcacaccatgcaacctcaccaactcccgaatatacaacttggcatagtcttcggcactataggaagttttaaccggtaagaagtgagctgacttagtcattctatcaataattacccaaatcgagtcatgacgtttccgagtatgaggcaaacccactacaaaatccatattcacattttcccatttccaagttgggatttcaatgtcttgggctaggccacccggtctttgatgttcggccttcacttgttgacaatttgtacattcggacacaaaccttgctatgtccttcttcatgccaccccaccaatacaactcatttaagtctcggtacatttttgttgaaccgggatgaatggagtatctagaattatgagcctccatcaagatcaaactccttaggccatcaacatctggaacacatatccgaccttggtagtatagaaccccatctcccccttgggaaaagacttctatcttcttttcctttaccaacttctttaactcgataaactttgggtcaagatcttgctttgatttaacatccaccaccaaagaggattcagaactattttgaacaaccatacccccatcattagtactacccaacttcacccctaatctagccaatcggtgaacatctttcaccaactctctcttcctttcatccacatgggccacactccccatagatattctactaagtgcatcagcaaccacattggctttacccggatgatagtgcacactcatgtcatagtccttaaggagttctagccacctcctttgccttagattaaggtccttttgggtaaacacatattgaagactcttatgatcagtatagacatccacatgcaccccatagaggtaatgcctccaaatcttcagagcaaaaacaacagccgccaattcaaggtcatgggtagggtagttgcgctcatgcacctttaattgcctagaagcataggctattaccttgcctttttgcattaagacacaacctaaaccaatctttgaagcatcacaataaactacaaatccttctaatccttctgggagagtcaaaataggagcagaggtaagtcgatcttttaaggtctggaaactcttctcacactcatctgtccatatgaatttggatttcttttgggtcaattttttcataggagatgagatggaagaaaagcctttgacgaaccgtctatagtacccggctagacctaagaagctcctaatgtctgaaggagataatggtctaggccaatttttgactgcctctattttcttaggatcaaccttgattccatcaccggacactacgtgaccaagaaatgctacctcctttaaccaaaattcacacttactaaattttgcaaataattgtttatccctcaatgtttgaagcacaactctcaagtgatttttatgttcttcctcaccccgagagtaaattaaaatatcatcaatgaagactactacaaaggtatcaaggtaaggtttgaacaccctattcatcaagtccataaacaccgctggtgcattcgtcaacccaaaactcatcaccacaaactcatagtgaccataccttgtttgtaaggctgttttgggaatgtcacactcccttacccgtagttggtggtagccggaccgaaggtcgatcttggagaagtgacttgccccttgtaattgatcaaacaagtcatctattctagggagtgggtacttgttcttaatggtcatcttatttaattgccgatagtctatgcacattcgaagtgacccatccttctttcttacaaatagaacgggagcaccccatggcgaaatacttggtcttatgaaccccttctctaacaagtcctttaattgttccttcagctctttcaattctgctggagccatgcggtaaggaggaatagatataggttgggtatcggggaggatatcaataccaaaatcaacttccctttcgggagggataccgggaaggtcatcaggaaagacatcggggaattcattgactataggaactgactcaagagaaggacttttggagttgacatccctaaccctcacaatatggtaaatacatcccttagaaatcattttgcgagccttaagataagaaataaactgacccttaaccaccgaatcacgaccctgccattcaataacaggctcatttggaaattggaacttgactcgacgattcctacaatctatggaagcataagatgtatgtaaccaatccatcccaagaatgacatcgaaatctaccatatctagctcaataagatcacaaggaataactttatgcaagatagacacaaggcaatccctatagacctttctagcaataactgactcaccaacgggggtagacaccaaatagggctctaataacatttcaggtaaaacatcaaatctattagcaaggaatggagtaacaaaagataaatttgcacccggatctaatagtgcatacacatcaaaagaaaagacctttaacataccggtaatgacattgggtgcatcctcaacctcttgtctcccatgcaaggcgtaaaagcggttagtgcgttggacacctccttggacttgttgaccatgagcaatttggccttgagtcctaccaccaccatctctacaatccttagcatggtggcccagcttgccacacttaaagcatgcattggaaccagctaagcattcccctttgtgagtccttccacacttcttgcaagcagggaaagtttgagtagcaacattctctcttggaatcattggtttaccactcttgtccttgttgaaccttggaggaggagtattggtggaaccttgtcccacaaatcgttgcccaccttgacctttgccattgttaccataatcggacctttgagggttaaaccctccaccatccactctagcctttttgaacccccttgatctctctctaagcttctcttcttcaatttgttctgcgtaagtcattaaccgagatatatccatctccttgatcaacatggccattttgcactccttggacaccaagcttgagacaccggaaataaacttgctcatcctagctcttgggtcggaaaccataaaaggagcatactttgacaacttagtgaatttgagagcatactccctcacgctcatactcccttgacggaggttgatgaactcttggattttggcctcccttagctctaatgggaagaagcggtctaggaaggcacctttgaactcttcccatcctatcgaccttatttcttcatccctctcaataatccattgttcgtaccatactcgagccacacctttgagttgataggccactagctcggccttctcatttggtggcacacccatgatagccacaatctggtacacctcattaatgaactccatagggtcctcatctagtttagaaccatcgaactcgggtggattcatcctttagaAATCCCGAATcttagaggctggattttgcatttggggagaaggaacacctagattcccttggttagctacgacttgagctaacaaagtaataacactgcgaaactcgg
Protein-coding sequences here:
- the LOC129891869 gene encoding probable histone H2A.3, which translates into the protein MAGKGKAVGSVAEKYSRSRSSKAGVQFPVGRITRFLKAEKYAKRVGARSPVFLAIVLEYLATEVLELAVYAARDNKKTRIIPRHIQLAVRNDDELSKLLGDVINSGSAN